A genomic window from Macaca mulatta isolate MMU2019108-1 chromosome 19, T2T-MMU8v2.0, whole genome shotgun sequence includes:
- the DAPK3 gene encoding death-associated protein kinase 3 isoform X4 codes for MLLDKNVPNPRIKLIDFGIAHKIEAGNEFKNIFGTPEFVAPEIVNYEPLGLEADMWSIGVITYILLSGASPFLGETKQETLTNISAVNYDFDEEYFSNTSELAKDFIRRLLVKDPKQRMTIAQSLEHSWIKAIRRRNVRGEDSGRKPERRRLKTTRLKEYTIKSHSSMPPNNSYANFERFSKVLEEVAAAEEGLRELERSRRLCHEDVEALAAIYEEKEAWYREESDSLGQDLRRLRQELLKTEALKRQAQEEAKGALLGTSGLKRRFSRLENRYEALAKQVASEMRFVQDLVRALEQEKLQGVECGLR; via the exons ATGCTGCTGGACAAGAACGTGCCCAACCCACGCATCAAGCTCATCGACTTCGGCATCGCGCACAAAATCGAGGCGGGGAATGAGTTCAAGAACATCTTCGGCACCCCAGAGTTTGTGG CCCCAGAGATTGTGAACTATGAGCCGCTGGGCCTGGAGGCGGACATGTG GAGCATCGGCGTCATCACCTACATCCT CCTGAGCGGTGCATCCCCGTTCCTGGGCGAGACCAAGCAGGAGACGCTCACCAACATCTCAGCCGTGAACTATGACTTCGACGAGGAGTACTTCAGCAACACCAGTGAGCTGGCCAAGGACTTCATTCGCCGGCTGCTCGTCAAAGATCCCAA GCAGAGAATGACCATTGCCCAGAGCCTGGAACATTCCTGGATTAAG gCCATCCGGCGGCGGAACGTGCGTGGCGAGGACAGCGGCCGCAAGCCCGAACGGCGGCGCCTGAAGACCACGCGTCTGAAGGAGTACACCATCAAGTCGCACTCCAGCATGCCGCCCAACAACAGCTACGCCAACTTCGAGCGCTTCTCCAAGGTGCTGGAGGAGGTGGCGGCGGCCGAGGAGGGCCTGCGTGAGCTGGAGCGAAGCCGGCGGCTCTGCCATGAGGACGTGGAGGCGCTGGCCGCCATCTACGAGGAGAAGGAGGCCTGGTACCGCGAGGAGAGCGACAGCCTGGGCCAGGACCTGCGGCGGCTGCGGCAGGAGCTGCTCAAGACCGAGGCACTCAAGCGGCAGGCGCAGGAGGAGGCCAAGGGCGCGCTGCTGGGGACCAGCGGCCTCAAGCGCCGCTTCAGCCGCCTGGAGAACCGCTACGAGGCGCTGGCCAAGCAGGTGGCCTCCGAGATGCGCTTCGTACAGGACCTGGTGCGCGCCCTGGAGCAGGAGAAGCTGCAGGGCGTGGAGTGCGGGCTGCGCTAG